From Thermus brockianus, the proteins below share one genomic window:
- a CDS encoding ribonucleoside-diphosphate reductase subunit alpha — protein MIRTETEYRPWYWANEWTRLYMPRGYLLPGVGVEERVRQIALRAEALTKIPGFAEKFERYVAYGWYSLATPIWANYGLKRGLPISCYGTYVEDDTASILQAVAEIGMMSKQGGGTSVYLGTLRPRGAPIRDNGESNGSYAFASLFDRVIEVFNQGSTRRGQCAAYLPIEHPDFWEWTRIQRENSEIQSLFWGVSVGDAWLEAMIAGDREKRERWAAVLKSRAEVGIPYIFFRDNANRQAPEIFRGLGKTIHASNLCTEIMLPSSPEESFVCCLSSLNLLHFDEWKDTDAVETLVIFLDSVLDDFIEKAEGIPYMERAVRFARRYRAIGIGVLGWHSYLQSKGIPLESAEALFLNNLIFKTIRERAEEASRWLRKRHPEDELAGLMERRNATLLAVAPTKSSSFILGQVSPSIEPYTSNYYLKDLQKARVPFKNPFLEKLLREKGKDEEKVWRSILEHNGSVQHLDFLRDEEKEVFKTFGEVSQKTLVNLAAARQKYIDQGQSLNLVIHPDAPPKDVNELVLHAWRSGLKSLYYQFSASAAQTYSRDLLLSCRACEG, from the coding sequence ATGATTCGTACGGAAACGGAATACCGGCCCTGGTACTGGGCCAACGAGTGGACCCGGCTCTACATGCCCCGCGGCTATCTCTTGCCCGGGGTGGGCGTGGAGGAGCGGGTGCGCCAGATTGCCCTTCGGGCCGAGGCACTTACCAAGATCCCGGGTTTTGCCGAGAAGTTTGAGCGCTACGTGGCCTACGGCTGGTACTCCTTGGCCACCCCCATCTGGGCCAACTACGGCCTCAAGCGGGGCCTCCCCATCTCCTGCTACGGCACCTACGTGGAGGACGACACTGCTTCCATTCTGCAGGCGGTGGCGGAGATTGGGATGATGAGCAAGCAAGGGGGGGGCACCTCGGTCTACTTGGGGACGCTACGGCCCAGGGGGGCACCTATCCGGGACAACGGGGAGAGCAACGGTTCCTACGCCTTTGCCAGCCTCTTTGACCGGGTGATTGAAGTTTTCAACCAAGGCTCCACCCGTCGTGGCCAGTGCGCCGCTTACCTGCCCATAGAGCACCCCGATTTCTGGGAGTGGACCCGGATCCAAAGGGAGAACTCCGAGATCCAGTCCCTCTTCTGGGGCGTTTCCGTGGGGGATGCTTGGTTGGAGGCGATGATCGCCGGGGACCGGGAGAAGCGGGAGCGCTGGGCTGCTGTGCTCAAGAGCCGGGCGGAGGTGGGGATCCCCTACATCTTTTTCCGGGACAACGCTAACCGGCAGGCCCCTGAGATTTTCCGCGGGCTCGGCAAAACGATTCACGCCAGCAACTTGTGCACGGAGATCATGCTCCCCTCCAGCCCGGAGGAGAGCTTCGTTTGCTGCCTCTCCTCCTTGAACCTCCTCCACTTTGATGAGTGGAAGGACACGGACGCCGTGGAAACCCTGGTCATCTTCTTGGACTCTGTTTTGGACGACTTCATAGAGAAGGCGGAGGGCATCCCCTACATGGAGCGGGCCGTGCGTTTCGCCCGCCGCTACCGGGCCATCGGCATCGGGGTGCTCGGGTGGCACAGCTACCTCCAGTCCAAGGGCATCCCTTTGGAGAGCGCGGAGGCCCTTTTCCTCAACAACCTCATCTTCAAGACCATCCGCGAGCGGGCTGAGGAGGCTTCCCGATGGCTTAGGAAGCGCCACCCGGAGGACGAGTTGGCGGGGCTCATGGAGCGCCGGAACGCTACCCTCCTGGCCGTGGCCCCCACCAAGTCCAGCTCCTTCATCCTGGGCCAGGTCTCCCCCTCCATTGAGCCCTATACCAGCAACTACTACCTCAAGGACCTGCAGAAGGCGCGGGTGCCCTTCAAAAACCCCTTTTTGGAGAAGCTCCTGAGGGAAAAGGGCAAGGACGAGGAAAAGGTGTGGCGGAGCATTCTGGAACACAACGGCTCGGTGCAACACCTGGACTTTTTACGGGACGAGGAGAAGGAGGTCTTCAAAACCTTCGGGGAGGTTTCACAAAAAACCCTGGTCAACCTGGCCGCTGCCCGGCAAAAGTATATAGACCAGGGGCAGTCCCTCAACCTGGTGATCCACCCCGACGCTCCGCCCAAGGACGTGAACGAGCTCGTACTCCATGCGTGGCGCTCGGGGCTCAAGAGCCTCTACTACCAGTTTAGCGCTAGCGCCGCCCAAACCTATAGCCGGGACCTGCTCCTTTCCTGCCGGGCTTGTGAGGGCTAG
- a CDS encoding glycosyltransferase family 2 protein — protein MISALIPTKDRPHFLLEALRSLQRQSFPHFEAIVVEDGDGAGLLAARSFPDTRIRALRNRGRGQVEARLTGLEEARGKLVLFLDDDDLLLDPAYLQRVWRALAQREGVAYGEGVLLVGTETLSFAPGTVGPWLLRDNRILASGTALPRETLHGLGGLDPQMGDYWDWDLWLRAYQKGLPFYYLRGQNIGVRLHGGNQSYGQRWQERRFYLDRLRAKHGLPFIPLKDHLQLR, from the coding sequence ATGATTAGCGCGTTGATACCCACCAAAGACCGCCCCCACTTTCTCCTCGAGGCCCTCCGCTCCCTTCAGCGGCAGAGCTTTCCCCACTTTGAGGCCATCGTGGTAGAGGACGGCGACGGGGCAGGTCTTTTGGCCGCGCGCTCCTTCCCGGATACCCGCATCCGGGCCCTTAGGAACCGTGGCCGTGGGCAGGTTGAAGCCCGCCTTACCGGGCTTGAAGAGGCTAGGGGCAAACTCGTCCTCTTCCTGGACGATGACGACCTCCTGCTAGACCCCGCCTACCTACAGCGGGTGTGGCGGGCCTTGGCCCAAAGGGAAGGGGTTGCCTATGGGGAGGGGGTCCTCCTGGTGGGTACGGAAACCCTTTCCTTCGCCCCAGGAACCGTGGGCCCATGGCTCCTCCGGGACAACCGTATCCTAGCCTCCGGAACAGCCCTTCCCCGGGAGACCCTCCATGGCCTCGGGGGCCTTGACCCCCAGATGGGGGACTACTGGGACTGGGACCTCTGGCTCCGCGCCTACCAGAAGGGGCTCCCTTTTTACTACCTCCGCGGGCAAAACATCGGCGTGCGCCTCCACGGGGGGAACCAAAGCTACGGGCAGCGTTGGCAAGAGCGGAGGTTTTACCTGGACCGCCTGCGGGCTAAGCACGGCCTCCCCTTTATCCCCCTCAAGGACCACCTCCAGCTCCGCTAG
- the surE gene encoding 5'/3'-nucleotidase SurE, with protein MRILVTNDDGIFSPGLWALAEAASHLGEVFVVAPETEQSATGHAITIAHPVRAFPHPAPLPGPDFPAYRIRGTPADCVALGLHLFGPIDLVLSGINLGSNLGHEIWHSGTVAAAKQGRLFGLSAAAFSVPVNGKMPDFALLKPWVVRTLETLLRLEPPFLVNVNLPQRPKGFLWTRQSVRAYEGLVVPGEDPMGRPLFWFAAKPLKEAEEGTDRWAVEQGFIAATPLRLDLTDEGRLQPELAHD; from the coding sequence ATGCGGATCCTGGTAACCAACGACGACGGCATCTTTAGCCCGGGGCTTTGGGCCCTGGCCGAGGCGGCAAGCCACCTGGGAGAGGTCTTCGTGGTGGCCCCGGAAACGGAGCAAAGCGCCACGGGGCATGCCATCACCATCGCCCACCCCGTGCGGGCCTTCCCCCATCCCGCCCCCTTGCCGGGGCCCGATTTCCCCGCCTACCGCATCCGGGGCACGCCGGCGGACTGCGTCGCCCTGGGACTCCACCTCTTTGGGCCCATAGACCTGGTCCTTTCCGGAATCAACCTGGGGAGCAACCTGGGGCACGAGATCTGGCACTCGGGCACCGTGGCCGCCGCCAAGCAGGGGAGGCTCTTCGGCCTCTCCGCCGCCGCCTTCAGCGTGCCGGTGAACGGGAAGATGCCCGACTTCGCCCTGCTAAAGCCCTGGGTTGTGCGGACGCTGGAAACCCTCCTCCGTTTGGAACCCCCCTTCCTCGTGAATGTGAACCTCCCCCAAAGGCCCAAAGGCTTCCTCTGGACCCGGCAGTCGGTGCGGGCCTACGAGGGGCTAGTGGTGCCCGGGGAGGACCCCATGGGCCGGCCGCTCTTTTGGTTTGCCGCTAAACCCCTTAAGGAGGCGGAGGAGGGCACGGACCGCTGGGCGGTGGAACAGGGTTTCATCGCCGCCACCCCCTTGCGGCTGGACCTCACGGACGAAGGCCGGCTCCAGCCGGAGTTGGCCCATGATTAG
- a CDS encoding ABC transporter substrate-binding protein, giving the protein MRTWLVSLAKAGALGWLFLSPTLAQRTTVEFWHSMGGVLGEATEKLVQAFNRSQPDVQVKSQYVGSYDDGINKLLAALRAGRGYPHVIQVYDIGARIMADSGAVVPLEDLARRDGFDLDRFLPQPRNYYTLEGKLYGLPFNSSNPILYLNMAAFQEAGIPFKPTWSLKDLEEAARALTKKDAQGRTVRYGLSIPIDSWFVEQISYNSGQYFCNNENGRKARATAVAFDNEAAVAFLDMYARLVREGVAANTGRNWADSQSLFAQGQAAIAAYSTASLTGVLRQVGGRFPLRTAFYPYLKERSGVAIGGAALYILKGAPEAETQAAWRFVRFLLEPRTQAQWHLDTGYFPVVKGVTELPEVRQAHVRQPNYTTAIQQLATSKVNTASAGCLMGSFPEIRQYVQTAWEEVLKGKPAREALREAKARADAALERYNRSVAGR; this is encoded by the coding sequence ATGCGGACCTGGCTTGTAAGTCTAGCGAAGGCGGGCGCTTTGGGTTGGCTCTTCCTCTCCCCCACCCTGGCCCAGCGGACCACCGTGGAGTTTTGGCACTCCATGGGAGGGGTGCTGGGGGAGGCTACGGAAAAGCTGGTACAGGCCTTCAACCGGAGCCAACCGGACGTGCAGGTGAAAAGCCAGTACGTGGGGAGCTACGACGACGGCATCAACAAGCTCCTCGCCGCCCTAAGGGCCGGCAGGGGTTACCCCCACGTGATCCAGGTTTACGATATTGGCGCCCGGATCATGGCTGACTCCGGCGCGGTGGTGCCCCTGGAGGACCTGGCCCGCAGGGACGGGTTTGACCTGGACCGCTTCCTGCCCCAACCCCGAAACTACTACACCCTCGAGGGCAAACTCTACGGCCTCCCCTTCAACTCCTCCAACCCCATCCTTTACCTCAACATGGCCGCCTTCCAGGAGGCGGGTATCCCCTTCAAACCCACCTGGTCCCTGAAGGACCTGGAGGAGGCGGCCCGCGCCCTCACCAAGAAGGACGCCCAGGGGCGCACCGTACGGTATGGGCTTTCCATCCCCATTGACTCTTGGTTTGTGGAGCAGATTTCCTACAACTCCGGCCAGTACTTCTGCAACAACGAGAACGGCCGCAAGGCCCGGGCCACGGCGGTGGCCTTTGATAACGAAGCGGCGGTGGCCTTCCTGGACATGTACGCCCGGCTGGTACGGGAAGGGGTGGCGGCCAACACGGGCCGGAACTGGGCCGACTCCCAAAGCCTCTTTGCCCAAGGCCAGGCGGCCATAGCCGCCTACTCCACGGCAAGCCTCACGGGGGTTCTCCGGCAGGTGGGTGGGCGTTTCCCCTTGCGCACCGCCTTCTACCCCTACCTGAAGGAGCGGAGCGGCGTGGCCATCGGCGGGGCGGCCCTATACATCCTAAAGGGCGCCCCCGAGGCGGAAACCCAGGCCGCCTGGCGGTTCGTGCGCTTCCTTCTGGAGCCCAGGACCCAGGCCCAGTGGCACCTAGACACGGGCTACTTCCCCGTGGTGAAGGGGGTGACGGAGCTTCCCGAGGTGCGCCAGGCCCACGTGCGGCAACCCAACTACACCACGGCCATCCAACAGCTCGCCACCAGCAAGGTGAACACCGCCAGCGCCGGCTGCCTCATGGGTTCCTTCCCCGAGATCCGGCAGTACGTGCAGACGGCATGGGAAGAGGTACTCAAGGGTAAACCCGCCCGCGAGGCTCTAAGGGAGGCCAAGGCCAGAGCAGACGCCGCTTTGGAGCGGTACAACCGCAGCGTGGCGGGTCGCTAG
- a CDS encoding carbohydrate ABC transporter permease, producing MRRGLRLLPTYLLATAYAFLLILPLLTLLSASLRSEGDLYAPTLLPPNPTLAPYAEALAKFPLGRFLLNSLLVSISTTLGVLATSLLAAYALTRMRFRGREALFGLAVALLLVPGEVTFLPLYLLVDRLGWLDTYWALIVPFVASPLGVFLLRQALRTIPEDYFDAARIDGANHGQILRHVALPLAAPALGALAALTFIGSWNMYLWPLVVTKSREMQTAQIAVNYLLNEEVARWNVVAAGAILVLLPTLLAFLLAQRAFIRGIALGGLKG from the coding sequence ATGCGTAGAGGCCTAAGGCTCCTCCCCACCTACCTCCTCGCCACCGCCTACGCCTTCCTCCTCATCCTCCCCCTCCTCACCCTCCTCTCCGCAAGCCTCCGGAGCGAGGGGGACCTCTACGCCCCCACCCTCCTCCCTCCCAACCCCACCCTCGCTCCGTACGCTGAGGCCCTGGCCAAGTTCCCCTTGGGGCGTTTCCTCCTGAATAGCCTCCTGGTTTCCATCAGCACCACCCTCGGGGTCCTGGCCACGAGCCTCCTCGCCGCCTATGCCCTCACCCGGATGCGTTTCCGGGGCCGGGAGGCCCTCTTTGGCCTGGCGGTGGCCCTCCTCCTGGTACCGGGGGAGGTGACCTTCCTGCCCCTTTACCTCCTGGTGGACCGGCTTGGCTGGCTGGACACCTACTGGGCCCTCATCGTTCCCTTTGTGGCGAGCCCCCTGGGGGTCTTCCTCCTCCGGCAGGCCCTGAGAACCATTCCCGAGGACTACTTTGACGCCGCCCGCATTGACGGGGCCAACCATGGCCAGATTCTGCGCCACGTGGCCTTGCCCCTCGCCGCCCCCGCCCTAGGCGCCCTGGCCGCCCTCACCTTCATCGGCAGTTGGAATATGTACCTTTGGCCCCTCGTGGTCACCAAAAGCCGGGAGATGCAGACGGCCCAAATCGCCGTGAACTACCTCCTGAACGAGGAGGTAGCCCGTTGGAACGTGGTGGCGGCGGGGGCCATCTTGGTCCTCCTGCCTACCCTGTTGGCCTTTTTGCTCGCCCAAAGGGCGTTTATAAGGGGCATCGCCCTGGGCGGGCTTAAGGGATGA
- a CDS encoding carbohydrate ABC transporter permease yields MEPLPFLLPAYGLFLLFLVLPVGEALWLSLHQENLFGKGREWVGLGNYLEALSRPEFWKSVQLTLAFALITAPLELLLGLLAALLVYRPYPGVALFRTLFFLTTAVPTAVAAVAWGWFLHPVGGWANRALAALGLTPQPWLTSPEFALPTLAVITAWAGVGFTAILLTAGLQNIPEEVLEAATVDGAGPWTRFFRITLPLLSPTLFLVGLLVVLKSLTAFGQIHLLTRGGPAESTMVWIYRVYQDAFFNFQVPLAAAEAFLLFLLLLGLAALQFWLLGRRVHYA; encoded by the coding sequence TTGGAGCCCTTGCCCTTCCTCCTCCCCGCCTATGGCCTCTTCCTCCTCTTCCTCGTCCTACCCGTGGGGGAGGCCCTCTGGCTTTCCCTCCACCAGGAAAACCTTTTCGGCAAAGGGCGGGAATGGGTGGGGCTGGGGAACTACCTCGAGGCCCTCTCCCGCCCCGAGTTCTGGAAAAGCGTCCAACTCACACTGGCCTTCGCCCTCATCACCGCCCCTCTGGAGCTCCTCTTGGGCCTCCTCGCCGCCCTTCTGGTGTACCGGCCGTACCCGGGCGTGGCCCTCTTCCGCACCCTCTTCTTCCTCACCACCGCCGTCCCCACGGCCGTGGCCGCCGTGGCCTGGGGGTGGTTCCTCCACCCTGTGGGGGGGTGGGCCAACCGGGCCCTGGCCGCCCTGGGCCTTACCCCCCAGCCCTGGCTTACCTCACCAGAGTTCGCCCTGCCCACCCTGGCGGTCATCACCGCCTGGGCTGGGGTGGGCTTCACCGCCATCCTCCTCACCGCCGGGCTCCAGAACATCCCCGAGGAGGTCCTCGAGGCGGCCACCGTGGACGGGGCAGGCCCCTGGACCCGCTTCTTCCGCATCACCCTGCCCCTCCTCTCCCCCACCCTCTTCCTGGTGGGGCTTCTGGTGGTGCTCAAAAGCCTCACCGCTTTCGGGCAAATTCACCTTCTCACCCGGGGCGGCCCCGCAGAGAGCACCATGGTCTGGATCTACCGGGTCTACCAGGACGCCTTCTTCAACTTCCAAGTTCCCCTGGCAGCGGCGGAAGCCTTCCTCCTCTTCCTCCTCCTCCTGGGCCTTGCGGCCCTCCAGTTCTGGCTCCTAGGCCGGAGGGTGCACTATGCGTAG
- a CDS encoding sugar phosphate isomerase/epimerase family protein, protein MDLRLALPVDQVLPKRAQVEALGVGLEVYLDPEHLEDDALFHRFAHTLGRAPSVHLPFWNLDLLSPDPEVRTLSLRRLLFGLERAAELGADRAVFHSGIPHGRTPEEARARAEGLVERLGPVVRRAQTLGIRLLLENTHEPHPEALRPVLAAYPEALGYCFDAAHARVFSRTPEPEAWLSLRPEHLHLNDTDGVYDRHWNLGEGILDHARWLPPYLDLPLVLEVRGHPQASLEFLARLHQGLDVSLTEGA, encoded by the coding sequence ATGGACCTCCGCCTGGCCTTGCCCGTGGACCAGGTCCTCCCCAAGCGCGCCCAGGTGGAAGCCTTGGGGGTGGGCCTCGAGGTCTACCTGGATCCCGAGCACCTGGAGGACGATGCCCTCTTCCACCGCTTTGCCCACACCTTGGGACGGGCCCCTTCCGTCCACCTCCCCTTTTGGAACCTGGACCTCCTCTCCCCCGACCCCGAGGTGCGCACCCTCTCCCTCAGGCGCCTCCTCTTCGGCCTGGAGCGGGCAGCGGAGCTCGGGGCGGACCGGGCGGTCTTCCACTCGGGCATCCCCCACGGAAGGACGCCGGAGGAAGCCAGGGCGCGGGCAGAGGGCTTGGTGGAAAGGCTCGGCCCCGTGGTGCGGAGGGCCCAAACCCTGGGCATCCGCCTCCTCTTGGAAAACACGCATGAACCCCACCCCGAGGCCCTCCGGCCAGTGCTTGCCGCTTACCCCGAGGCCCTAGGCTACTGCTTTGACGCCGCCCACGCCCGGGTGTTCAGCAGAACACCTGAGCCCGAAGCTTGGCTTTCCCTGCGCCCAGAGCACCTTCACCTCAACGATACCGACGGGGTTTACGACCGCCACTGGAACCTGGGCGAAGGCATCCTGGACCACGCCCGCTGGCTTCCCCCCTACCTGGACCTGCCCCTGGTCCTGGAGGTAAGGGGACACCCCCAGGCGTCCCTAGAGTTCCTGGCACGCCTACACCAAGGGCTTGACGTTTCCCTGACCGAGGGCGCGTAG
- the cas6 gene encoding CRISPR-associated endoribonuclease Cas6, whose translation MDGRPLKLFVFSRLSPLHLGEDRRFHPEGQEVRFFLASPLPGLLEAFLRPLQETGELVLYGRPWPLRLLEPLPLPEPQDFLQVKALSPITVYRTVGRETHYLSPEDPDFSPLLEANLNRKAKALHLPPGRVRVVPLGGNTSRMERYKGFWVKGWIGQFALLGDPHLLHLALTAGLGAKNPQGFGFVRESQRRSSKSYIPGPW comes from the coding sequence GTGGACGGCAGGCCCCTCAAGCTCTTCGTCTTTAGCCGGCTCTCCCCTTTGCACCTAGGAGAGGACCGCCGCTTCCACCCCGAGGGCCAAGAGGTGCGCTTCTTCCTCGCCTCCCCGCTACCGGGGCTTTTAGAGGCTTTCCTCCGCCCCCTGCAAGAGACCGGGGAGCTTGTCCTCTATGGCCGGCCTTGGCCTCTCCGTCTCCTAGAGCCCCTGCCCCTACCCGAGCCCCAGGACTTCCTCCAGGTGAAGGCCCTTTCCCCTATCACCGTCTATCGTACGGTGGGGAGGGAAACCCACTACCTTTCCCCAGAGGATCCCGACTTCTCCCCCCTTCTTGAGGCCAACCTCAACCGGAAGGCCAAGGCCCTTCACCTGCCCCCAGGCCGGGTGCGGGTGGTTCCCCTTGGGGGGAACACGTCCCGGATGGAGCGGTACAAGGGGTTTTGGGTGAAGGGGTGGATAGGCCAGTTCGCCCTCCTAGGGGACCCGCACCTCCTCCACCTGGCCCTCACCGCTGGGCTTGGAGCCAAGAACCCCCAGGGCTTTGGCTTCGTTCGGGAGAGTCAGCGGCGAAGTAGCAAGAGCTATATCCCCGGCCCTTGGTAA
- a CDS encoding DUF4926 domain-containing protein, with translation MREHDLVVLKRDKEAWGLKAGDVGTVVLVYPHGGYLVEFVDHEGNTLALLDLSEEEVAPLKGPALLRAKGA, from the coding sequence ATGCGGGAGCACGACCTGGTAGTCCTGAAGCGGGACAAGGAGGCGTGGGGCCTAAAGGCGGGGGATGTGGGCACCGTGGTCCTGGTCTACCCCCATGGGGGCTACCTGGTGGAGTTCGTGGACCACGAGGGCAACACCCTGGCCCTCCTGGATCTTTCCGAAGAGGAAGTGGCGCCCCTCAAGGGCCCCGCTCTCCTCCGGGCCAAGGGCGCCTAA
- a CDS encoding DUF6883 domain-containing protein: MHFQVPRAKLAGYLLDPKHPAGGGKARIFAGLGFPPRSWRRPSWAMPGKRRR; the protein is encoded by the coding sequence ATGCACTTCCAGGTGCCCCGGGCCAAGCTTGCAGGGTACCTGCTCGACCCCAAGCACCCGGCGGGAGGGGGCAAGGCCCGCATCTTCGCAGGCTTGGGTTTTCCCCCGCGGTCCTGGAGGCGGCCCTCCTGGGCCATGCCCGGGAAGCGGAGGAGGTAG
- a CDS encoding CRISPR-associated endonuclease Cas3'': METGKTLRAHTPNGEGRWHFLKDHLEAVAQRASEFAQAFGTPKLNRALGYLHDAGKATEEFQDYLQRVARGGRLQKVPHSIWGAALAYALLSFTHKEKGKFAQSGWEALALPVLGHHAGLPSRGEATSKLGKTGERARQEGVFQSILDFLEEEGLKEATLQALKEALEEVKTKVAGHEATSLRLDLLIRMAFSALVDADYLDTEAHFDPHLASLRQGQPTLESLWQRLQRAQEALLQTAPKSPVNRVRSEVYEACLKAAELPPGLFRLTVPTGGGKTRSGLAFALKHALKHGLRRVVVAIPYTSIIDQTAGVYREILGEEAVLEHHSAYEPPQNGDEAQDEGLLRQQLATENWDAPLIVTTTIQLFESLFSNRPSKMRKVHRLARSVILLDEVQTLPPELLEPTLDVLRLLATPVEQGGYGATVVFSTATQPTFEAVPGFRSLEIREIVQDYPQHFSVLRRVEYELRQEPLSWKEVAGEVGSREQVMVVVNTRKDALALLDALGEEEGVFHLSTLLCPAHRREVLAEVRRRLCGGEPVRLVSTQVVEAGVDLDFPEVWRAIGPLDRVVQAAGRCNREGRLEAGRVVLFWPKEGTSPQGPYRVGTEKARILLKMVSSPECLHDPELYRKYFKELYEAVETDREIQGYRQELNFPEVAQRYRLIREDTVSVVVDYREGLKWLEAFRNDPTITNWRRLQPYLVSLFRKEAEQKRHFLEPVPGHTDLYVWRGAYDQVRGLAEGYTDPSDLIV, from the coding sequence ATGGAAACCGGCAAGACCTTACGCGCCCATACGCCCAACGGAGAGGGGAGATGGCATTTTCTGAAGGACCACCTCGAGGCCGTTGCCCAACGGGCCAGCGAGTTCGCTCAGGCGTTTGGGACCCCAAAGTTGAACAGAGCTTTGGGATATCTCCACGACGCAGGAAAGGCCACAGAAGAGTTTCAGGACTACCTCCAGAGAGTAGCGAGGGGTGGGCGCTTGCAAAAGGTGCCCCACTCCATCTGGGGCGCTGCTTTAGCGTATGCGCTTTTATCTTTCACCCACAAGGAAAAGGGCAAGTTTGCCCAAAGCGGCTGGGAGGCCTTGGCGCTACCCGTGCTGGGCCATCACGCAGGCCTTCCCAGCAGGGGCGAGGCGACCAGCAAGTTGGGCAAGACTGGGGAACGAGCCCGACAAGAGGGAGTGTTCCAGAGTATTCTTGACTTCCTCGAAGAGGAGGGTTTGAAGGAGGCCACACTCCAGGCCCTGAAGGAGGCTCTGGAGGAGGTGAAAACCAAAGTAGCGGGGCACGAGGCTACGAGCCTTAGGCTTGATCTCCTAATCCGAATGGCCTTTTCGGCGCTCGTGGACGCAGACTACCTGGACACGGAGGCGCACTTTGACCCCCACCTGGCCTCCCTCCGCCAGGGGCAACCTACTTTGGAAAGCCTTTGGCAAAGACTCCAAAGAGCTCAAGAAGCCCTCCTCCAAACCGCCCCCAAGTCCCCCGTGAACAGGGTTCGCAGCGAGGTGTACGAGGCTTGCTTGAAGGCGGCGGAGTTGCCTCCCGGCCTCTTCCGCCTCACCGTACCCACGGGTGGGGGTAAGACGCGTAGCGGCCTCGCCTTTGCCTTAAAGCACGCCCTAAAGCATGGCCTCAGGCGTGTGGTGGTGGCCATCCCCTATACGAGCATCATTGACCAGACCGCAGGGGTCTACCGGGAGATCTTGGGCGAGGAGGCCGTATTGGAGCACCACTCCGCCTACGAGCCCCCTCAGAACGGGGATGAGGCCCAGGACGAGGGGTTATTGCGCCAGCAACTTGCCACGGAGAACTGGGATGCGCCGCTCATTGTCACCACCACCATCCAGCTCTTTGAGAGCCTCTTCAGTAACCGCCCATCCAAGATGCGGAAGGTGCACCGCTTGGCCCGGAGCGTGATCCTCCTGGACGAGGTCCAGACCCTACCCCCTGAGCTCCTTGAGCCCACTCTGGATGTCCTCCGCTTGCTCGCTACCCCCGTAGAGCAAGGCGGTTACGGGGCCACCGTGGTATTCTCCACGGCCACCCAACCCACCTTTGAGGCCGTCCCTGGTTTCCGGAGCTTAGAGATACGGGAGATCGTCCAAGACTACCCCCAGCACTTCAGCGTCCTCCGGCGGGTGGAGTACGAGCTCCGCCAAGAACCCCTCTCGTGGAAGGAGGTGGCGGGAGAGGTGGGAAGCCGTGAGCAGGTGATGGTGGTCGTCAACACGCGGAAGGACGCCTTGGCGCTCCTCGATGCCCTGGGCGAGGAGGAGGGGGTTTTCCACCTTTCCACCCTCCTCTGCCCCGCCCACCGCCGGGAGGTCCTAGCGGAGGTGCGGAGGCGGCTTTGCGGGGGAGAACCCGTTCGGCTGGTGAGCACCCAGGTGGTGGAAGCCGGCGTGGACCTGGATTTCCCCGAGGTGTGGCGGGCCATTGGCCCCTTGGACCGCGTGGTCCAGGCTGCGGGACGGTGCAACCGGGAGGGCCGTTTGGAGGCGGGCCGGGTGGTTCTCTTTTGGCCCAAGGAGGGAACCAGCCCCCAAGGGCCCTACCGGGTGGGGACAGAAAAGGCCCGGATCCTCCTCAAGATGGTGTCCTCTCCCGAATGCCTCCACGATCCCGAACTCTACAGGAAGTACTTCAAGGAACTCTACGAGGCGGTAGAGACCGACCGGGAGATCCAGGGGTACAGGCAGGAGCTGAACTTCCCCGAGGTGGCCCAGCGCTACCGCCTCATCCGGGAGGACACCGTATCCGTTGTGGTGGACTACCGGGAGGGGCTTAAGTGGCTGGAGGCCTTTCGTAACGACCCCACCATTACCAACTGGCGGCGGCTTCAGCCCTACCTGGTGAGCCTGTTCCGGAAAGAGGCAGAGCAAAAGCGCCACTTCTTGGAGCCTGTGCCGGGCCACACCGATCTATACGTGTGGCGAGGTGCCTATGACCAAGTCCGGGGCCTTGCGGAAGGCTATACTGATCCTAGCGATCTCATCGTTTAG